In Nicotiana tabacum cultivar K326 chromosome 2, ASM71507v2, whole genome shotgun sequence, the following proteins share a genomic window:
- the LOC107780452 gene encoding protein SMAX1-LIKE 6-like has translation MPTPVSTARQCLTEEAARALDDATAVARRRSHAQTTSLHAVSALLALPSSNLRDACASARSCAYSPRLQFRALELSVSVSLDRLPTAKTLDEPPISNSLMAAIKRSQANQRRHPDTFHIYQQLQQQNTSNFSISTLKVELKHFILSILDDPIVSRVFGEAGFRSCDIKLAILNPPAISRFSKTTRCPPLFLCTLTDSELNNRGLSFPFSGVPKTVNIDENSRRIGEILVKKECRNPLLIGICASDALCSFTDCVQKGKSGVLPDEIKGLSVICVEKEISEFIGGGGSEEMMSLKFKEVSDAVECCTAAGAGIIVNYGELKEFVDDDEESVKYVVSRFTKIMEDYSGKLWLVGAAASYDIYMKFLGRFPTIQKDWDLHLLPFTASSTPGLPSKSSLMGSFIPLGGFFSTASEFVNSCRNKNESTARCKLCNEKYEQEVSTTLRGTTGSVADEHATHLSSWLQKAECGPSKGLVGVEANEDNSLLNARLVGLQKKWNDICQRLHHIHPFQPDALQARSHLPSFGIFQSCATGVESSNKGSLLDARFTNQSCMLSDLQNTSMTQKNMSKPIVSEGDSDSQAELLAQSLETQQLKKQNIWTPSPHAPHDLSLPLDRTSSASNASVSTDLGLGTIYVSTERELWKPSFQEHQDSLHYFSGSVSSASSVPRLDNKLDAKDFKNLYKALSEHVCWQEEAIYAISQTVSHCRSGNGRHHGSRKGNNIWLSFLGPDKVGKHKIAKALAEKVFGCSDSMLSVDLSSSDGSSYSNSLFNHQDTRNSYVNLRGKTVVDYIVEELSKKRCSLVLLENIEKADFLVQNSLSHSIRTGKFLNLHGKEISINNMIFVITSNSAKVTKDFFLSPEFSEENILAAKNLQMQIAIGSGNPNRIRVKNTNLWITSGDRTSESFPAYKRKQTDSNNGKLFQMPKRMCTIPKSSLDLNLPVEEMEEENQRDECDRDSGSEGSKAWLEEILEQMDDNVVFKPFDFGALAEKILKEVNFNLQEIVGVDINLEIDTEVMAQILAAAWLSDRKEAVKDWVDKVLRRSFMEVRSRFQHIADSFIRLVNCQGIAVEDQAPGIHLPAKITVD, from the exons ATGCCAACGCCGGTGAGCACAGCCAGGCAATGCTTGACGGAGGAAGCGGCTCGTGCACTTGACGACGCGACGGCCGTCGCTCGTCGCCGGAGCCACGCGCAGACTACCTCTCTCCATGCCGTATCCGCGCTCCTTGCACTTCCATCGTCTAACCTCCGCGACGCGTGTGCAAGTGCTCGCAGCTGCGCGTACTCGCCGCGGCTGCAATTCAGGGCCTTGGAACTCAGCGTCAGTGTTTCTCTCGATCGTTTGCCGACGGCCAAAACCCTAGATGAGCCGCCTATCTCGAACTCTCTCATGGCAGCAATCAAGCGCTCACAAGCTAACCAAAGAAGGCACCCTGATACTTTCCACATCTATCAACAACTTCAGCAACAGAATACCTCCAACTTCTCCATTTCCACCCTGAAAGTTGAACTGAAGCATTTTATACTAtcgattttggatgacccgattGTGAGTCGGGTTTTCGGGGAAGCGGGTTTTCGGAGTTGTGATATAAAGCTCGCAATTCTGAATCCACCCGCCATTTCTAGGTTTTCCAAGACGACTCGTTGCCCGCCTCTGTTTCTTTGTACTTTAACCGATTCGGAGCTGAACAACCGTGGGCTTAGCTTCCCATTTTCTGGCGTTCCCAAAACGGTGAATATTGATGAGAATTCTAGAAGAATCGGGGAGATTCTTGTGAAGAAAGAGTGTAGAAATCCATTGTTAATCGGGATTTGTGCAAGTGATGCACTTTGCAGCTTCACTGATTGTGTACAGAAGGGTAAAAGTGGTGTATTGCCTGATGAAATTAAAGGGCTGAGTGTAATTTGTGTTGAAAAAGAGATTTCAGAGTTCATAGGCGGAGGTGGGAGTGAAGAAATGATGAGTTTGAAGTTTAAGGAAGTAAGTGATGCTGTGGAGTGTTGTACAGCGGCAGGGGCTGGAATTATAGTGAATTATGGGGAACTGAAGGAgtttgttgatgatgatgaagagtCAGTGAAATATGTGGTTTCTAGGTTCACTAAAATAATGGAAGATTATAGCGGGAAATTGTGGTTGGTTGGAGCAGCAGCAAGTTATGATATTTATATGAAGTTTTTGGGTCGCTTCCCTACAATTCAAAAGGACTGGGATTTACATCTCCTGCCCTTTACTGCATCATCCACTCCAGGACTACCTTCCAAATCCAG CTTGATGGGGTCATTTATTCCGCTTGGCGGGTTCTTTTCCACAGCATCTGAGTTTGTAAACTCGTGCAGAAACAAAAATGAATCTACAGCTCGATGCAAACTTTGCAATGAAAAGTATGAGCAAGAAGTTTCCACTACGCTGAGAGGAACAACTGGTTCAGTCGCTGATGAGCATGCAACACATTTATCTTCTTGGTTACAAAAGGCTGAATGCGGTCCAAGCAAGGGACTAGTTGGGGTAGAG GCCAATGAAGACAACAGTTTATTAAATGCCAGACTGGTGGGATTGCAAAAGAAATGGAATGATATATGCCAGCGTCTTCATCACATACATCCATTTCAACCAGATGCTCTTCAAGCCAGGTCACATCTTCCCAGTTTTGGTATCTTTCAGAGTTGTGCTACTGGGGTTGAAAGCAGCAATAAAGGTTCATTGTTGGATGCAAGATTTACTAATCAAAGTTGTATGTTATCAGACTTGCAAAACACCTCCATGACCCAAAAGAACATGTCAAAACCAATCGTTTCTGAAGGTGATTCTGATTCCCAAGCTGAACTACTGGCTCAGAGTTTGGAAACACAGCAGCTGAAGAAGCAAAATATCTGGACCCCTTCCCCTCATGCTCCACATGATTTGAGCCTGCCCCTTGATCGTACATCATCAGCTTCAAATGCTTCCGTTAGCACGGACCTGGGGTTGGGAACCATCTATGTATCCACTGAGAGAGAGCTGTGGAAACCCAGCTTTCAGGAGCACCAGGATAGCCTTCATTACTTTTCTGGATCAgtttcttctgcttcttctgtTCCTCGGTTAGACAATAAGTTGGATGCAAAAGACTTTAAGAACCTCTATAAAGCTCTTTCTGAACATGTATGTTGGCAAGAGGAAGCCATTTATGCCATTAGTCAGACTGTCTCCCATTGCAGAAGTGGAAATGGAAGGCATCATGGCTCTAGGAAAGGAAATAATATCTGGCTCAGCTTCCTTGGTCCTGACAAAGTGGGGAAGCATAAAATTGCCAAAGCTCTTGCTGAGAAAGTCTTTGGTTGCAGCGATAGCATGCTCTCTGTGGATCTGAGCTCTAGTGATGGGAGTAGCTACTCAAATTCTCTCTTTAACCATCAAGATACAAGAAACAGTTACGTGAATCTTAGGGGAAAGACAGTTGTCGACTACATTGTTGAGGAGTTAAGCAAGAAGCGTTGCTCTCTTGTGCTTCTTGAAAACATAGAAAAGGCTGATTTTCTTGTTCAGAATAGTTTGTCTCACTCTATCAGAACTGGTAAATTTTTGAACTTGCACGGGAAGGAAATCAGCATCAATAACATGATTTTTGTGATTACCTCAAATTCGGCAAAAGTTACTAAAGATTTCTTTCTGAGTCCTGAGTTTTCAGAAGAGAATATATTAGCAGCCAAAAACTTGCAGATGCAGATAGCAATTGGATCTGGCAATCCAAATAGGATTAGAGTGAAGAATACGAATTTGTGGATTACTTCAGGGGACAGAACATCAGAATCTTTCCCTGCATATAAAAGAAAGCAGACTGACTCGAACAATGGCAAGCTGTTTCAAATGCCGAAACGTATGTGCACCATCCCGAAATCTTCTCTTGATTTGAATTTGCCTGTGGAAGAGATGGAAGAAGAGAATCAACGTGATGAGTGTGACCGTGACTCTGGCTCTGAAGGTTCAAAAGCATGGTTGGAGGAAATCTTGGAGCAAATGGACGATAATGTGGTCTTCAAGCCATTTGATTTTGGTGCTCTTGCTGAGAAAATTTTAAAGGAAGTCAACTTTAACCTCCAGGAGATTGTTGGAGTGGATATCAACCTGGAGATTGACACAGAAGTAATGGCGCAGATACTTGCCGCTGCTTGGTTATCTGACAGAAAGGAAGCTGTCAAGGATTGGGTTGACAAGGTTCTCCGCAGGAGCTTTATGGAAGTCCGAAGCAGGTTCCAACATATTGCTGATAGTTTCATAAGGTTAGTTAACTGTCAAGGCATTGCTGTAGAAGACCAGGCTCCTGGAATTCACCTTCCAGCTAAAATAACTGTAGACTGA